A genomic window from Flavobacterium johnsoniae includes:
- a CDS encoding S41 family peptidase, with amino-acid sequence MKFNSKYLPIVIGATFALGTIAGSFMNAPASDQFLAKNYSKTKLNKLIDFINTEYVDSVNTDSIVNLTVDNILSKLDPHSVYIPPSEQAEVAESMKGDFVGIGINFYMYKDSVAIIKPVENGPSAKAGLKSGDRILYAGKTKLYGRRLPSDSLFSKLKGLQGSEIELTVFRKSEKKKLKFKVKRDIIPIKSVDASIMIGNKIGYIKINRFAETTFNEFKTGLTRLKEKGIQSLVIDLRDNGGGYMEEAIAIADEFLKDKQLIVFTKSKNGSTEKTYATKAGSFETGKVYVLINENSASASEILAGAIQDNDRGTIVGRRSFGKGLVQREMDFNDGSAVRLTVARYYTPTGRSIQKPYKKGNEEYFKESEARLRTGELYAKDSIKVADSLKFKTPKGKIVYGGGGIVPDVFVPMEAEHGNENVAYLLQTGIVGHFVFEELDKNRNAFAGLSFSEFLAKMKTSDVYFKKFKNYILMTGLDLKLEKTKSLVDRYITAEFARQLYGEIYYYDVILKDDAMIKTILNPKK; translated from the coding sequence ATGAAGTTTAATTCGAAATATTTACCAATAGTAATAGGGGCGACTTTCGCTCTCGGAACAATTGCAGGAAGCTTTATGAATGCTCCCGCAAGTGATCAGTTTTTGGCTAAAAATTACTCTAAAACTAAACTTAATAAGTTAATTGACTTTATCAATACAGAATATGTAGATAGCGTCAATACCGATTCGATTGTAAATCTTACTGTCGATAATATTCTATCTAAATTAGATCCGCATTCGGTTTATATTCCGCCAAGCGAACAAGCGGAAGTTGCAGAAAGTATGAAAGGTGATTTTGTCGGAATCGGAATCAATTTCTACATGTATAAAGATTCTGTTGCGATTATAAAACCAGTTGAAAATGGACCTTCAGCGAAAGCGGGATTAAAGTCTGGCGATCGAATTCTGTATGCTGGAAAAACAAAATTGTACGGAAGAAGATTGCCTTCGGATAGCTTGTTTTCGAAATTAAAAGGATTGCAAGGTTCAGAAATCGAATTGACGGTTTTTAGAAAATCAGAAAAAAAGAAACTTAAGTTTAAAGTAAAACGAGATATTATTCCAATTAAAAGCGTTGATGCGTCTATAATGATTGGAAATAAAATAGGTTACATCAAAATTAATCGTTTTGCAGAAACTACTTTTAACGAATTTAAAACGGGTTTAACGAGATTAAAAGAAAAAGGAATCCAATCGCTTGTAATTGACCTCCGTGACAATGGCGGCGGCTATATGGAAGAAGCAATTGCAATTGCCGATGAATTTTTAAAAGATAAACAGTTAATCGTTTTCACGAAAAGTAAAAACGGTTCAACTGAAAAAACATACGCCACAAAAGCAGGAAGTTTTGAAACGGGAAAAGTTTATGTTTTAATTAATGAAAACAGCGCTTCTGCGAGCGAAATTTTAGCTGGCGCAATTCAAGATAACGATCGCGGAACTATTGTTGGACGACGCTCATTTGGAAAAGGTTTAGTTCAAAGAGAAATGGATTTTAACGACGGATCGGCGGTAAGATTAACCGTTGCACGTTATTATACTCCGACAGGAAGATCAATTCAGAAACCTTATAAAAAAGGAAATGAAGAATATTTTAAAGAATCAGAAGCGAGATTGAGAACTGGCGAATTGTATGCAAAAGACAGTATAAAAGTTGCGGATTCGTTAAAATTTAAAACGCCAAAAGGTAAAATTGTTTATGGCGGCGGCGGAATTGTTCCTGATGTTTTTGTTCCGATGGAAGCTGAACATGGAAATGAAAATGTTGCTTACTTATTGCAGACAGGAATTGTGGGTCATTTTGTTTTTGAAGAATTAGATAAAAATCGAAATGCATTTGCTGGACTAAGTTTTAGTGAGTTTTTGGCTAAAATGAAAACCTCAGATGTTTACTTTAAAAAGTTCAAAAACTATATTTTAATGACAGGTTTGGATTTAAAATTAGAAAAAACAAAATCACTTGTTGATCGCTATATTACAGCAGAATTTGCTCGTCAGTTGTACGGAGAAATATATTATTATGATGTGATTTTGAAAGACGATGCCATGATTAAAACCATTCTGAACCCGAAGAAATAA
- a CDS encoding deoxycytidylate deaminase — protein sequence MEEKKLNKYDKAYLRIAKEWGQLSYCKRKKVGAIIVKDRMIISDGYNGTPSGFENCCEDEEGLTRWDVLHAEANAILKVARSTQSCEGATLYITLSPCKECSKLIHQSGIKRVVYKDGYRDDSGIQFLIKAGVEVEHVPVLEEDEV from the coding sequence ATGGAAGAAAAAAAATTGAACAAATACGATAAAGCTTATTTGCGAATTGCAAAAGAGTGGGGGCAGCTTTCGTATTGTAAACGTAAAAAAGTTGGAGCCATTATAGTAAAAGACAGAATGATTATTTCTGACGGTTACAACGGAACTCCTTCTGGATTCGAAAATTGCTGTGAAGATGAAGAAGGTTTAACACGTTGGGATGTTTTACATGCCGAAGCAAACGCAATCTTAAAAGTGGCAAGATCAACACAATCGTGCGAAGGAGCGACATTGTATATTACACTTTCTCCATGTAAAGAATGCAGTAAGTTAATTCATCAATCTGGAATAAAAAGAGTGGTGTATAAAGACGGATATCGTGATGATTCTGGAATTCAATTTTTAATAAAAGCAGGTGTTGAAGTAGAACATGTTCCTGTTTTAGAAGAAGATGAAGTTTAA
- a CDS encoding HupE/UreJ family protein, producing MSQFWIYFQIGLKHVLDINAYDHVLFLIALTVPYLFKDWKRIFLLVSLFTIGHTLALILSVYGIITIKVNLVEFLIPITILVTALYHLFTAGKTSKNDGVNLVFFITLFFGIIHGLGFSNYFKTILGGSATSKLLPLGEFALGIEAAQLVVVFVVLVISYIVQTVFRFSKRDWALVMSAFIIGVVIPMIIESPIWNR from the coding sequence ATGTCACAATTTTGGATTTATTTTCAAATAGGATTAAAACACGTTTTAGATATCAATGCTTACGATCACGTTCTTTTTTTAATCGCCCTAACTGTTCCTTATTTATTTAAAGACTGGAAAAGAATTTTTCTACTCGTTTCTTTATTTACAATCGGACACACTTTGGCTTTAATTCTTTCTGTTTACGGTATCATAACCATAAAAGTAAATCTTGTAGAATTTCTTATTCCAATTACAATTTTGGTAACAGCGCTCTATCATTTATTTACAGCAGGAAAGACTTCTAAAAACGATGGTGTTAATCTGGTGTTTTTTATAACTTTATTCTTTGGAATTATTCATGGTTTAGGATTTTCTAATTATTTCAAAACAATTTTAGGAGGTTCTGCAACATCAAAATTGTTACCTTTGGGAGAGTTTGCGTTAGGAATTGAAGCAGCGCAACTTGTAGTAGTTTTTGTTGTCTTAGTAATTTCATATATAGTGCAGACAGTTTTTCGTTTTTCAAAACGTGACTGGGCGCTTGTAATGTCGGCTTTTATAATTGGAGTTGTAATTCCGATGATTATAGAAAGTCCAATTTGGAACAGATAA
- a CDS encoding TerB family tellurite resistance protein gives MPFSELFDNEFKQRNRGHFSAIVRVAFADGKINQQEQEFLDKIASTLQISEEEYKEILSDPWKHPINPPYLYTQRLERLYDLARMVHVDHHLGDLQEVMLRRMGLALGFTPGNVDFIVSKALSLVDKKVDLDTFLFEMENMNK, from the coding sequence ATGCCATTTTCAGAATTATTTGATAACGAATTCAAACAAAGAAACAGAGGTCATTTCTCTGCAATTGTGCGTGTAGCTTTTGCTGACGGAAAAATCAACCAACAAGAACAAGAGTTTTTGGATAAAATTGCTTCAACATTACAAATTTCAGAAGAAGAATATAAAGAGATACTTTCAGATCCTTGGAAACATCCAATAAACCCTCCATATTTATACACACAGCGTTTAGAGCGTTTGTATGACTTAGCAAGAATGGTTCACGTTGATCACCATTTAGGAGACTTACAAGAAGTAATGTTAAGACGTATGGGATTAGCTTTAGGATTTACTCCAGGAAACGTAGATTTTATTGTTTCTAAAGCACTTTCTTTAGTAGACAAAAAAGTAGATTTGGATACTTTCCTTTTCGAAATGGAGAATATGAATAAATAA
- the fbp gene encoding class 1 fructose-bisphosphatase: MEERNKTLGEFIIENQKAFQYSSGELSRIINSIRLAAKVVNHKVNQAGLVDIIGAAGEQNIQGEDQQKLDVYANEVFIQTLINREIVCGIASEENDDFITVQGSDNCHNNKYVILMDPLDGSSNIDVNVSVGTIFSVFRRITPIGTPVTSEDFLQPGINQVAAGYVIYGTSTMLVYTTGFGVNGFTLNPAIGTFYLSHPNMKFPKDGNIYSVNEGNYVHFPQGVKNYIKYCQEEKENRPYTSRYIGSLVADFHRNMIKGGVYIYPTSSKAPKGKLRLLYECNPMAFLAEQAGGKATDGFGRIMEIQPTELHQRVPFFCGSYNMVEKAEEFMADAQ; encoded by the coding sequence ATGGAAGAACGCAATAAAACACTGGGAGAGTTTATTATTGAGAACCAAAAAGCATTTCAGTATTCTTCGGGAGAGCTTTCCCGAATTATCAACTCTATTCGATTGGCAGCCAAGGTTGTGAATCATAAAGTAAACCAAGCTGGGCTTGTGGATATTATTGGCGCCGCGGGCGAACAAAATATTCAGGGAGAAGATCAGCAAAAATTAGATGTCTATGCAAACGAAGTATTTATCCAGACGTTAATAAACCGTGAGATTGTCTGTGGTATTGCTTCTGAAGAAAACGACGATTTTATTACAGTTCAGGGGAGCGACAACTGTCATAATAATAAGTACGTGATCTTAATGGATCCGCTTGACGGATCTTCAAACATTGATGTAAATGTTTCGGTTGGAACTATTTTTTCTGTTTTTAGAAGAATTACTCCAATTGGAACTCCGGTAACAAGTGAGGATTTTTTACAACCGGGAATCAATCAAGTTGCAGCAGGTTATGTAATTTATGGAACTTCAACCATGCTGGTTTACACGACAGGTTTTGGAGTAAACGGATTTACATTAAATCCAGCAATTGGTACTTTTTACCTTTCGCATCCAAACATGAAATTTCCAAAAGATGGAAATATTTATTCTGTGAATGAAGGGAATTATGTTCATTTTCCGCAAGGTGTAAAAAATTACATTAAATACTGCCAAGAAGAAAAAGAAAACAGACCTTATACTTCAAGATATATTGGAAGTTTAGTTGCCGATTTTCATAGAAATATGATTAAAGGTGGCGTTTATATTTATCCAACAAGTTCGAAAGCACCAAAAGGAAAATTACGTTTGTTATATGAATGTAATCCGATGGCGTTTCTAGCCGAACAAGCAGGAGGAAAAGCAACAGACGGTTTTGGAAGAATTATGGAAATCCAACCGACAGAATTGCATCAAAGAGTTCCATTTTTCTGCGGAAGTTATAATATGGTAGAAAAAGCAGAGGAGTTTATGGCTGATGCGCAATAG
- a CDS encoding GNAT family N-acetyltransferase: MNIRKGNPEDMKSVLGLIQELAIFEKEPEAVVITEEDLIRDGFGEKPLFHVFVAEIENDQKQKEIVGIALYYYRYSTWKGKTIHLEDLIVKEKMRGTGLGSALYAEIMKQGKKDGVRRVEWNVLAWNTPAVNFYKNSGAKILEDWQVVQMDEAGVNAFLEKL, encoded by the coding sequence ATGAATATTAGAAAAGGGAATCCTGAAGACATGAAATCGGTGTTGGGACTTATTCAGGAGCTGGCGATATTCGAAAAAGAACCTGAAGCAGTTGTCATTACAGAGGAAGATTTAATACGTGACGGTTTTGGAGAAAAACCATTATTTCACGTTTTTGTAGCAGAGATTGAAAACGACCAGAAACAAAAAGAAATTGTTGGAATTGCTTTGTACTATTACCGCTATTCTACGTGGAAAGGAAAAACAATTCACCTTGAAGATTTAATTGTAAAAGAGAAAATGCGCGGTACTGGTTTAGGTTCTGCTCTTTATGCTGAAATTATGAAACAAGGAAAAAAAGATGGCGTAAGAAGAGTAGAATGGAATGTTTTGGCATGGAACACTCCTGCGGTTAATTTTTACAAAAATTCTGGCGCAAAAATTCTTGAAGATTGGCAAGTTGTACAAATGGATGAAGCTGGAGTTAATGCGTTCTTAGAAAAATTATAA
- a CDS encoding aspartate kinase, whose product MRVFKFGGASVKDADGIKNVYDVLQKVGYEDVILVVSAMGKTTNALEVVIKNYFEKSTELNSSVQEIKKYHNQILLDLFEDEKHEVFAAVNAQFAELEYFLAHNKSPNYNFVYDQVVSFGELISTNILSHFMNFMGIQTQWLDVRNFIKTNANYRDAEVDWETTQQLISKNVPRKQLNITQGFLGADENNFTTTLGREGSDYTAGIFAYCLNAESVTIWKDVPGVMNADPRYFENASLLNQISYREAIELAFYGATVIHPKTLQPLQKKEIPLYVKSFVNPLLKGTCVSKGVDLEPQYPCFIVKREQLLISLSSIDFSFIMEENISEIFGLFHEFKIKVNLIQNSAISFSVCVEDKFGNFPELNAILSKKFKVEYSENVTLYTIRHFTEEAAQTVEANKEVLLKQVSRETMQIVTKELS is encoded by the coding sequence ATGAGAGTATTTAAATTTGGAGGAGCATCGGTAAAAGATGCAGATGGAATTAAAAACGTATACGACGTTTTACAAAAAGTAGGTTACGAAGACGTAATTCTTGTGGTTTCGGCCATGGGAAAAACAACAAATGCTCTTGAAGTTGTTATCAAGAATTATTTTGAAAAATCGACAGAATTGAATTCTTCTGTTCAGGAAATAAAAAAATATCACAATCAAATCTTATTAGATTTATTTGAAGACGAAAAACACGAAGTTTTTGCAGCTGTGAATGCACAGTTTGCTGAATTAGAATATTTCTTGGCTCATAATAAATCACCTAATTATAACTTTGTTTACGATCAAGTTGTAAGTTTTGGAGAATTAATTTCTACTAATATATTAAGCCATTTCATGAATTTCATGGGAATCCAAACGCAATGGCTTGATGTTCGTAATTTCATTAAAACCAATGCAAATTACAGAGATGCAGAAGTAGATTGGGAAACGACTCAACAGCTTATCAGCAAAAACGTTCCAAGAAAACAGCTAAACATTACACAAGGATTTTTAGGTGCCGACGAAAATAATTTCACAACAACTTTAGGTCGTGAAGGTTCTGATTATACTGCTGGAATTTTTGCTTATTGTTTAAACGCAGAAAGTGTAACCATCTGGAAAGACGTTCCTGGAGTTATGAATGCGGATCCGCGTTATTTTGAAAATGCAAGTTTGCTGAATCAGATTTCGTATCGTGAAGCGATCGAATTAGCTTTTTACGGAGCAACGGTTATTCACCCAAAAACATTACAGCCTTTACAGAAAAAAGAAATTCCTTTGTATGTAAAATCGTTTGTGAATCCTTTATTAAAAGGAACTTGCGTTTCTAAAGGCGTTGATCTTGAACCACAATATCCATGTTTTATTGTAAAAAGAGAACAGCTTTTAATCTCGCTTTCATCAATTGATTTCTCTTTTATTATGGAAGAAAACATTAGTGAGATTTTTGGATTATTCCACGAATTTAAAATCAAAGTAAACTTGATTCAGAATTCTGCAATTAGTTTTTCTGTTTGCGTGGAAGATAAATTTGGAAATTTCCCAGAATTGAATGCGATTCTTTCTAAAAAATTCAAAGTAGAATACAGCGAAAATGTGACTTTATATACGATTCGTCACTTTACAGAAGAAGCTGCTCAAACGGTTGAAGCTAACAAAGAAGTTTTATTGAAACAAGTTAGCCGTGAAACGATGCAAATTGTGACTAAAGAATTAAGTTAA
- a CDS encoding SdpI family protein: MEILTLLSKNPIVIIVLFIMLITKVFPPKNINSLYGYRTSNSMKNKLNWDFAQKYSTNLFLKILSLLLLVQIILYAIFGSTSFADFSVFIGLIISVAFVLYQTEKKLKKQENLQV; encoded by the coding sequence ATGGAAATACTAACTCTTTTATCTAAAAATCCGATTGTTATAATTGTGTTATTTATAATGCTAATAACTAAAGTGTTTCCTCCAAAAAACATAAATTCTTTGTATGGTTATAGAACTTCAAATTCAATGAAAAACAAATTGAATTGGGATTTTGCACAAAAATACAGCACTAACCTTTTCTTAAAAATTCTATCTCTTTTATTACTAGTTCAAATTATACTGTATGCAATTTTTGGCAGTACTTCATTTGCTGACTTTTCAGTATTTATTGGCTTAATAATATCTGTTGCATTTGTTTTGTATCAAACTGAAAAGAAACTCAAAAAACAAGAGAATTTACAAGTTTAA
- a CDS encoding glycosyltransferase, with translation MSIDYSANKTILIAPLNWGLGHATRCIPIIKALQENNYIPIIASDGVALALLRKEFPYIQTLELPSYHIEYAKNGKNFKWKLIKNLPKMITAILDEKKMVNAWIKKHGIDGIISDNRLGVFSKKVPSVFMTHQLNVMTGNTTWFTSKCHQYFIKKYNECWVPDTNGEVNLTGDLGHLKTNSLNLKYIGPLSRMKKKETPKVYDLMIILSGPEPQRTFLDEKLQKQATKFPGKVVFVKGIVEKTQEKWESGNVTYYNFMNSKQLEQTFNESEFVLCRSGYTTVMDLAKLGKKAFFIPTPGQYEQEYLAIKLQEENLVPYAMQDDFTIEDLSKVKSFKGLSQFKNDIDWDSLFSVFEDKSHQ, from the coding sequence ATGAGCATTGATTATTCTGCGAATAAAACTATTTTGATAGCTCCATTAAATTGGGGTTTAGGGCATGCAACTAGATGTATTCCTATTATAAAAGCCCTTCAAGAGAATAATTATATTCCGATTATTGCGTCTGATGGAGTTGCTTTGGCTTTATTACGAAAAGAATTTCCTTATATACAAACTTTAGAATTGCCTTCTTATCATATTGAATATGCAAAGAATGGTAAAAATTTTAAATGGAAGCTGATTAAAAACCTTCCAAAAATGATTACAGCTATTTTAGACGAAAAAAAAATGGTTAATGCGTGGATTAAAAAACATGGCATTGACGGAATAATTTCTGATAATAGATTAGGTGTTTTCAGTAAAAAAGTGCCTTCCGTTTTTATGACGCATCAATTAAATGTGATGACTGGAAACACGACTTGGTTTACAAGTAAATGTCATCAGTACTTTATAAAAAAATATAATGAATGCTGGGTTCCTGATACCAACGGAGAAGTAAATCTTACGGGAGATTTAGGGCATCTAAAAACCAATTCATTAAACTTAAAATATATTGGTCCTCTAAGTCGTATGAAGAAAAAGGAAACGCCAAAAGTATATGATCTTATGATTATACTTTCTGGCCCTGAACCTCAACGTACTTTTTTAGATGAAAAACTGCAAAAACAAGCTACAAAATTTCCTGGAAAAGTAGTTTTTGTAAAAGGAATTGTAGAAAAAACACAAGAAAAATGGGAATCAGGAAATGTGACTTATTACAATTTCATGAATTCAAAACAGCTCGAACAAACTTTTAATGAAAGTGAATTTGTTTTGTGCCGTTCTGGTTATACAACCGTAATGGATTTGGCAAAATTGGGTAAAAAAGCATTTTTTATTCCGACGCCTGGACAATACGAACAAGAATATTTAGCTATAAAACTTCAAGAAGAAAATTTAGTTCCGTATGCAATGCAAGACGATTTTACGATTGAAGATTTATCTAAAGTAAAATCTTTTAAAGGATTATCTCAATTTAAAAATGATATTGACTGGGATTCGTTATTTTCTGTTTTTGAAGATAAGTCACATCAATAA
- a CDS encoding porin has translation MIKRKLLAVLLLLTFAANAQEPNKQELNKQDVKNEVMRILDSINKAKLPETKSGGGVEEHWYDRISLRGYAQIRYNGLLSTNDKVSCDQCDKSWGTTSTAPDAKANNGLFIRRARLVFSGQVHPNLFFYFQPDFGSSPSTGVQNFVQIRDLYFDISFDKLREYRVRVGQSKIPYGFENMQSSSQRLSLDRADGINSSIANERDLGIFFYWAPAEIRKRFEMLVRDGFKGSGDFGVFAFGVYNGQIANKMDGNRDLNVVTRVTYPFVIGSQIIEPGIQAYTGKWAFTGEISSGVIVNDPQYVKDQRIGATFVLYPRPFGIQTEYNIGKGPRYNTATNTVDETDLNGGYVLLNYKWDIKKQRIYPFVKFQYYDGGKKYEKDARSYVVRDYEIGVEWQPIKAFELTAQYVIADRTFEDSALPINRQQGNVLRLQAQFNF, from the coding sequence ATGATAAAAAGAAAACTATTAGCAGTTTTATTGCTGTTAACCTTTGCAGCCAATGCACAGGAACCAAATAAACAAGAATTAAATAAGCAGGATGTAAAAAACGAAGTAATGCGTATTTTAGATTCTATCAACAAGGCAAAACTGCCAGAGACTAAATCTGGTGGTGGGGTTGAAGAACACTGGTACGACAGAATCTCTTTAAGAGGTTATGCTCAAATTAGATACAATGGTTTATTATCTACAAATGACAAAGTTTCTTGCGATCAATGTGATAAATCTTGGGGAACAACTTCGACAGCTCCAGACGCAAAAGCAAACAACGGACTTTTTATTCGTCGTGCACGTTTAGTGTTTTCTGGACAAGTTCATCCAAATTTGTTTTTCTATTTCCAACCCGATTTTGGTAGCTCTCCAAGCACAGGAGTTCAGAACTTTGTGCAAATTCGTGACTTGTATTTTGATATATCTTTTGATAAACTAAGGGAATATCGTGTTCGTGTTGGGCAGAGTAAAATTCCATACGGATTTGAAAATATGCAGTCTAGTTCACAACGTTTAAGTTTAGATCGCGCGGATGGGATAAACAGTTCTATAGCAAATGAGCGTGATTTAGGAATCTTCTTTTATTGGGCTCCAGCCGAAATACGAAAACGTTTTGAGATGCTGGTTAGAGACGGATTCAAAGGTTCTGGCGATTTTGGTGTATTTGCTTTTGGTGTTTACAACGGACAGATTGCCAATAAAATGGATGGAAATAGAGATCTAAATGTAGTAACCAGAGTAACATATCCATTTGTAATTGGAAGCCAGATTATAGAACCGGGAATTCAGGCATATACAGGGAAGTGGGCTTTTACTGGGGAAATTTCTTCAGGAGTTATAGTTAATGATCCACAATATGTTAAAGATCAAAGAATAGGAGCAACGTTTGTTTTGTATCCAAGACCTTTCGGAATTCAGACAGAATATAATATCGGGAAGGGACCGAGATATAATACCGCTACAAATACAGTCGATGAAACGGATTTAAATGGTGGTTATGTTTTATTAAACTACAAATGGGATATCAAAAAACAGCGCATTTATCCTTTCGTTAAATTTCAATATTATGACGGAGGTAAAAAATACGAGAAAGATGCTAGAAGTTACGTTGTAAGAGATTATGAAATTGGTGTAGAATGGCAGCCAATTAAGGCTTTTGAGTTAACAGCACAATATGTAATTGCAGACAGAACATTTGAAGACAGCGCTCTCCCAATAAACAGACAGCAAGGAAATGTATTGAGATTGCAAGCGCAATTTAATTTCTAA
- a CDS encoding sensor histidine kinase yields MKINFKKTYKFAIKSALYISLFATAFVLMLMSLFYKNQLKHQLAFGIIFIIVIYIFSFLVLQYRVERFIYRRVKKIYDEVSLLESTTLINQPINTDMETLSREVKKFATDKKLEIEMLEIREQYRREFLGNVSHELKTPLFTVQGYVSTLLDGAMDDKNIRKKYLKRAEKGVERLIYIVEDLDMITKLESGDLDLNMTDFDVVELIQNVFELLEMKADKKKIKLAFESKNVQSVMIRGDQDRIQQVLENLIVNSIKYGKEGGLTEVGVVNLTKKKVLIRISDNGEGVEKQNIPRLFERFYRVDKSGTRSEGGSGLGLAIVKHIIEAHKEKVYVESEFGIGSEFSFTLEKANKIVKTDVKKL; encoded by the coding sequence ATGAAGATTAATTTTAAAAAAACATACAAATTTGCCATAAAATCGGCATTATATATAAGTCTATTTGCAACGGCATTTGTACTGATGCTGATGTCTTTATTTTATAAAAATCAATTAAAACATCAATTAGCATTCGGAATAATCTTTATTATTGTTATCTATATATTTTCATTTTTAGTTTTACAATATCGCGTAGAGCGTTTTATTTACAGACGAGTAAAGAAAATTTACGATGAGGTTTCGTTATTAGAATCAACAACTTTAATCAATCAACCGATTAATACCGATATGGAAACGCTTTCGCGTGAAGTGAAAAAGTTTGCAACGGATAAAAAACTCGAAATCGAAATGTTGGAAATTCGTGAACAATATAGAAGAGAGTTTTTAGGAAACGTTTCGCACGAATTAAAAACACCATTATTTACAGTGCAAGGATATGTTTCAACTTTGCTAGATGGTGCGATGGATGATAAAAATATCAGAAAAAAATATCTAAAACGCGCCGAAAAAGGAGTAGAGCGTCTTATATATATTGTTGAAGATTTGGATATGATTACCAAATTAGAATCTGGCGATTTAGATTTGAATATGACCGATTTTGATGTTGTTGAATTGATTCAGAATGTTTTTGAATTGCTGGAAATGAAGGCAGACAAAAAGAAAATCAAATTGGCTTTTGAAAGTAAAAATGTTCAATCGGTTATGATTAGAGGTGATCAGGACAGAATTCAGCAAGTTCTAGAAAACCTTATTGTAAACTCTATTAAATACGGAAAAGAAGGCGGTTTAACCGAAGTTGGTGTTGTAAACTTAACTAAGAAAAAAGTCTTAATCCGTATTAGTGATAATGGAGAAGGAGTTGAAAAACAAAATATTCCAAGACTTTTTGAACGTTTTTATCGAGTTGATAAAAGCGGAACCCGTTCTGAAGGAGGTTCTGGTTTAGGATTGGCAATTGTAAAACACATTATTGAAGCTCATAAAGAGAAAGTTTATGTAGAAAGTGAATTCGGAATTGGCTCTGAATTCTCTTTTACACTCGAAAAAGCAAATAAAATAGTAAAAACGGACGTTAAAAAATTGTAA
- a CDS encoding response regulator transcription factor — protein sequence MKKTQTKILLVDDEPDILEIVGYNLAQEGYQIVTASNGKDAIAKAQKELPELIIMDVMMAEMDGMEACEHIRKIPELNNVIITFLTARSEDYSQVAGFDAGADDYITKPIKPKLLVSKVKALLRRLKEQEVVTDTLNVGGIEINREEYKIIKGNVEIALPRKEFELFYLLASKPGKVFKRDEILDKVWGNEVVVGGRTIDVHIRKLREKIGEDLFKTIKGVGYKFEV from the coding sequence ATGAAAAAAACACAAACTAAGATTTTATTAGTTGACGACGAACCAGATATCTTAGAAATCGTTGGCTATAACCTTGCTCAGGAAGGCTACCAGATTGTTACGGCATCTAATGGAAAAGATGCAATAGCAAAAGCGCAGAAAGAGTTGCCAGAATTGATCATTATGGACGTGATGATGGCAGAAATGGACGGAATGGAGGCTTGCGAGCATATTAGAAAAATTCCTGAATTAAATAATGTTATCATAACTTTCCTTACAGCAAGAAGTGAAGATTATTCGCAAGTTGCTGGTTTTGATGCCGGTGCTGACGACTACATTACTAAGCCAATTAAACCAAAATTATTAGTGTCTAAAGTAAAGGCGCTGTTAAGAAGGTTAAAAGAACAAGAAGTTGTTACTGATACTTTAAATGTTGGCGGAATCGAGATCAATCGCGAAGAATACAAAATCATAAAAGGTAATGTAGAAATTGCTTTGCCAAGAAAAGAATTCGAATTGTTTTATCTATTGGCTTCAAAACCAGGAAAAGTTTTCAAAAGAGATGAAATCTTGGATAAAGTTTGGGGTAATGAAGTTGTGGTTGGAGGAAGAACAATTGACGTTCACATCAGAAAACTACGTGAAAAAATCGGAGAAGATCTTTTTAAAACTATAAAAGGAGTTGGCTATAAATTTGAAGTTTAG